A window of the Salvelinus fontinalis isolate EN_2023a chromosome 26, ASM2944872v1, whole genome shotgun sequence genome harbors these coding sequences:
- the LOC129824063 gene encoding tiggy-winkle hedgehog protein-like, with protein sequence MDMMLMSIRLALVGFICLSLVSAGFACGPGRGYGKRRHPKKLKPLAYKQFIPNVAEKTLGASGKYEGKITRNSERFKDLTPNYNPDIIFKDEENTNADRLMTQRCKDKLNSLAISVMNQWPGVKLRVTEGWDEDGHHFEESLHYEGRAVDITTSDRDKNKYGMLSRLAVEAGFDWVNYESKAHIHCSVKAENSIAAKSGGCFPGSASVLLEDGRSKLVKELEVGDKVLAADKEGHIVSSDFLMFMDRDPVTSREFYVFETEKPNRKLRLTPAHLVFVTNNVTDGDMTAVFASNVKLGQQVFVVDEALDHLKAVTVERIYVEEYEGSYAPVTSQGTIIVDHVLASCYAVIEDHKWAHWAFAPVRLGHALMSLTGLVKEREGIPQRDGIDWYSDILYHIGTLLLDRNSFHPLGMSQS encoded by the exons ATGGACATGATGCTGATGTCGATAAGACTTGCGCTTGTGGGCTTCATCTGTCTGTCTTTAGTATCCGCTGGCTTCGCCTGTGGTCCAGGTAGGGGATATGGAAAACGAAGACATCCGAAAAAACTGAAGCCTTTGGCTTACAAGCAGTTCATTCCCAACGTGGCAGAGAAGACCCTTGGGGCCAGTGGCAAATACGAAGGGAAGATCACAAGGAACTCTGAAAGATTTAAAGACCTGACACCAAACTACAATCCTGACATTATTTTCAAAGATGAGGAAAACACTAATGCTGACAGACTTATGACACAG AGATGTAAGGACAAACTGAACTCTTTGGCTATTTCAGTCATGAATCAGTGGCCGGGAGTGAAGCTGCGCGTGACAGAAGGCTGGGACGAGGATGGACACCATTTCGAGGAATCTTTACACTATGAAGGAAGGGCTGTGGATATCACCACCTCTGACAGAGATAAAAACAAGTATGGAATGTTATCCAGGCTCGCAGTGGAGGCGGGATTCGACTGGGTCAATTATGAATCCAAAGCCCATATTCATTGTTCTGTGAAAGCAG AAAATTCAATTGCTGCCAAATCGGGTGGCTGCTTCCCAGGGTCCGCCTCAGTTCTTCTCGAGGATGGTCGGAGCAAGCTGGTAAAGGAACTGGAGGTGGGCGACAAAGTGTTAGCTGCAGACAAAGAAGGACATATTGTATCTAGCGATTTCCTTATGTTCATGGACCGAGATCCAGTAACAAGTCGAGAATTTTATGTTTTTGAAACGGAGAAGCCCAACAGAAAGTTAAGACTAACGCCGGCACACCTTGTCTTCGTCACCAATAACGTTACAGATGGCGATATGACTGCAGTGTTTGCCAGTAATGTAAAACTTGGGCAACAGGTGTTTGTCGTGGACGAGGCACTAGACCACCTAAAGGCAGTCACTGTAGAAAGGATTTACGTGGAAGAATACGAGGGATCTTATGCCCCAGTGACTTCACAAGGAACCATCATAGTTGACCATGTTTTGGCGAGCTGTTACGCGGTAATCGAGGACCACAAATGGGCGCACTGGGCCTTTGCACCAGTCCGGTTGGGTCACGCGTTGATGTCTTTGACAGGTCTAGTCAAAGAGCGCGAGGGAATCCCTCAGAGAGATGGAATAGACTGGTACTCAGACATTCTATACCACATAGGGACATTGCTGCTGGACAGAAACTCCTTTCATCCTCTTGGAATGTCACAAAGTTGA